The Deinococcus aquaedulcis genome includes a region encoding these proteins:
- a CDS encoding putative bifunctional diguanylate cyclase/phosphodiesterase gives MSSSPPLSPRRPLPPAPGRVTFALCALLLGLHALWVAFPQGDPVTRLWISSLIYIPTFIFAGLTCLWNARRHGDERAAWRILGAGLISFGVGQMLYAYLLLVRQDPPFPSVADIGFLLALALYAWGFLRFRHPPLTRWDTLRLGVDVAIIMAAVGVYAWQYVLWGVLQAYAGQPVAAVIGLTYPVGDLLLLSILLLISLRGGARPGPRETLLAAGLLALIVADQAFVVLGAAGTYQEGSWPDVFWALGATLFAAASFRPPQEHALFAPLAALHRAALFLPYVALAAAFALLIATHGAAGPAARGVLWGTLLVTALVVVRQVLAFVDNARLTAQLRQLSGELEGRVQRRTAELNRANAALRELTDDLERKVRERTAELEASQARLAHQAQHDVLTGLPNRALFQDRLERGIATAVRERRKVAVMFIDLDGFKAVNDTLGHAAGDELLREVAARLQDSVRRNDTVARLGGDEFTVMLLGIHSAQDAALVAAKILDRLRQPIPLEGAQAHVTGSVGVSLYPDDGADALDLQRFADLAMYRAKQGGKNNVTFYAPEMNAAGTARSSMEVGLRGALERGELQVVYQPLHDLAGQVRGAEALLRWHSAALGHVSPATFIPVAEDTGLIIPIGTFVLNEACRQLAAWREAGRPIERISVNVSPAQFVRDDFVDVVRRALQSWRLQGRDLELELTERTIIRDVEGVSRRMAELRAMGVRLSIDDFGTGNSALNYLMTLPVTTLKVDRTFVQALEDSPGAYRIVQAIVALGHALGLDVVAEGVETPAQLLQVRDLGVERTQGFLLGRPGPPEDLNWQGAPESPLDEEPTQR, from the coding sequence ATGTCGTCTTCCCCGCCGCTTTCTCCCCGCCGTCCTCTGCCCCCGGCCCCGGGGCGCGTGACCTTTGCCCTGTGCGCGCTGCTGCTGGGGCTGCATGCCCTGTGGGTGGCCTTTCCCCAGGGTGACCCTGTGACCCGGCTGTGGATCAGCAGTCTGATCTACATTCCCACCTTCATCTTTGCGGGCCTCACCTGCCTGTGGAACGCCCGGCGCCACGGGGACGAGCGGGCGGCGTGGCGCATCCTGGGCGCGGGGCTGATCTCGTTCGGCGTGGGGCAGATGCTCTACGCCTACCTGCTGCTGGTGCGCCAGGACCCCCCGTTTCCCTCGGTGGCGGACATCGGGTTTCTGCTGGCCCTGGCGCTGTATGCCTGGGGCTTTCTGCGCTTCCGGCACCCGCCGCTGACCCGCTGGGACACCCTGCGCCTGGGCGTGGACGTGGCGATCATCATGGCCGCCGTGGGGGTGTACGCGTGGCAGTACGTGCTGTGGGGCGTGTTGCAGGCGTATGCCGGGCAACCGGTGGCCGCCGTGATCGGGCTGACCTACCCCGTGGGCGACCTGCTGCTGCTGAGCATCCTGCTGCTGATCTCGCTGCGGGGCGGCGCCCGCCCGGGGCCCCGGGAAACGCTGCTGGCGGCCGGCCTGCTGGCCCTGATCGTGGCGGATCAGGCGTTTGTCGTGCTGGGCGCGGCCGGCACCTACCAGGAAGGCTCGTGGCCGGATGTCTTCTGGGCGCTGGGGGCCACCCTGTTTGCCGCCGCGTCGTTCCGGCCGCCGCAGGAGCACGCGCTGTTTGCGCCGCTGGCGGCCCTGCACCGCGCCGCGCTGTTTCTGCCCTACGTGGCGCTGGCAGCGGCCTTTGCGCTGCTGATCGCCACGCACGGGGCGGCGGGCCCAGCGGCGCGCGGGGTGCTGTGGGGCACGCTGCTGGTCACGGCGCTGGTGGTGGTGCGGCAGGTGCTGGCCTTTGTGGACAACGCCCGCCTGACCGCCCAGCTGCGCCAGCTGTCCGGCGAGCTGGAAGGGCGGGTGCAGCGCCGCACCGCCGAACTGAACCGCGCCAACGCCGCCCTGCGCGAGCTGACCGATGACCTGGAACGCAAGGTGCGCGAACGCACCGCCGAACTGGAAGCCAGTCAGGCCCGGCTGGCCCACCAGGCGCAGCACGACGTGCTGACCGGCCTGCCCAACCGCGCGCTGTTTCAGGACCGCCTGGAACGCGGCATTGCCACCGCCGTGCGCGAGCGGCGCAAGGTGGCCGTCATGTTTATTGACCTGGACGGCTTCAAGGCGGTCAACGACACCCTGGGCCACGCGGCGGGCGACGAACTGCTGCGCGAGGTGGCTGCGCGGCTGCAAGACAGCGTGCGCCGCAACGACACCGTGGCCCGGCTGGGCGGCGACGAATTCACGGTGATGCTGCTGGGCATTCACAGCGCCCAGGACGCCGCGCTGGTGGCCGCCAAGATTCTGGACCGCCTGCGCCAGCCCATCCCCCTGGAGGGCGCCCAGGCCCACGTCACGGGCTCGGTTGGTGTCAGCCTGTACCCCGACGACGGCGCCGACGCGCTGGACCTGCAGCGCTTTGCCGACCTCGCCATGTACCGCGCCAAGCAGGGCGGCAAGAACAACGTGACCTTCTACGCCCCAGAAATGAACGCGGCGGGCACAGCCCGCTCCAGCATGGAGGTGGGGCTGCGCGGCGCCCTGGAACGCGGCGAGCTGCAGGTGGTGTACCAGCCGCTGCACGACCTGGCTGGGCAGGTGCGCGGCGCCGAGGCCCTGCTGCGCTGGCACAGCGCCGCGCTGGGCCATGTCTCGCCCGCCACCTTCATTCCGGTGGCCGAGGACACGGGCCTGATCATTCCCATCGGCACCTTCGTGCTGAACGAGGCCTGCCGCCAGCTGGCCGCGTGGCGCGAGGCCGGGCGGCCCATAGAGCGCATCAGCGTGAATGTCTCGCCCGCGCAGTTTGTCCGGGACGACTTTGTGGATGTGGTGCGCCGGGCGCTGCAGAGCTGGCGCCTGCAGGGCCGCGACCTGGAACTGGAACTCACCGAACGCACGATCATCCGCGATGTAGAGGGCGTGTCGCGCCGCATGGCCGAACTGCGCGCCATGGGCGTGCGCCTGAGCATTGACGATTTCGGCACCGGCAACTCGGCCCTGAACTACCTGATGACCCTGCCGGTGACCACCCTGAAGGTGGACCGCACCTTCGTGCAGGCGCTGGAGGACTCGCCGGGGGCCTACCGAATCGTGCAGGCCATCGTGGCGCTGGGGCACGCCCTGGGGCTGGACGTGGTGGCCGAAGGCGTGGAAACCCCCGCCCAGCTGCTGCAGGTGCGTGACCTGGGCGTGGAGCGCACCCAGGGCTTTCTGCTGGGTCGCCCCGGCCCCCCCGAGGACCTGAACTGGCAGGGCGCCCCCGAGAGCCCGCTGGATGAAGAGCCGACGCAAAGATAA
- a CDS encoding universal stress protein, giving the protein MFNHLFVSTDGSACGDAALPLAAGLADTCGAALTVAYVVPNVQTGYDGPYVRDIEQDLEAARQEGRAILRAAAARRAGTQTLLLDGRASPVATCLLEAAQAQGADLIVMSTHGRSGLGRLLLGSVAEQVVRRAAVPVLLARAGG; this is encoded by the coding sequence ATGTTCAACCACCTCTTCGTGAGCACCGATGGCAGCGCCTGTGGCGACGCCGCGCTGCCCCTGGCCGCCGGACTGGCCGACACCTGCGGCGCCGCGCTGACCGTGGCCTACGTCGTGCCCAATGTTCAGACCGGGTACGACGGCCCGTATGTGCGCGACATCGAGCAGGATCTGGAGGCGGCCCGCCAGGAAGGCCGGGCTATTCTGCGCGCCGCTGCCGCGCGCCGGGCGGGCACCCAGACCCTGCTGCTGGACGGCCGCGCCAGTCCGGTGGCGACCTGCCTGCTGGAAGCTGCCCAGGCCCAGGGCGCCGACCTGATCGTGATGAGCACCCACGGCCGCAGCGGGCTGGGGCGATTGCTGCTGGGCAGCGTGGCCGAGCAGGTGGTGCGCCGCGCCGCCGTGCCTGTGCTGCTGGCGCGCGCCGGGGGCTGA
- a CDS encoding TetR/AcrR family transcriptional regulator, with product MPPADSRKRLPSADRRQQILDTAAALFVQRGFEAVGMGDLASALGTSRATVYSHFPSPESILDALLDERLHQLLGRLEPLLAHLPRPVPGGPGLIEPVFEFLLAERDTLALLHSGGGPSFRARQTHFLSEVARRLPLDPATPGHGDATLLLIVTTLLDALAYRAISDPDLDTAALARTLGAFVRGGVLAAAGAPRG from the coding sequence ATGCCCCCCGCCGATTCCCGCAAGCGCCTGCCTTCGGCGGACCGCCGCCAGCAGATTCTGGACACTGCCGCCGCGCTCTTTGTGCAGCGGGGCTTTGAAGCGGTGGGGATGGGCGATCTGGCCTCGGCGCTAGGCACCTCAAGGGCCACGGTGTACAGCCACTTTCCCTCGCCCGAAAGCATTCTGGACGCCCTGCTGGACGAGCGGCTGCACCAGTTGCTGGGCCGCCTGGAACCGCTGCTGGCCCACCTGCCCCGCCCGGTCCCCGGGGGCCCAGGGCTGATTGAGCCGGTCTTCGAGTTTCTGCTGGCCGAGCGCGACACCCTGGCGCTGCTGCACAGTGGCGGCGGCCCCTCGTTCCGCGCCCGGCAGACCCACTTTCTCTCGGAAGTCGCCCGGCGCCTGCCGCTGGACCCCGCCACCCCCGGCCACGGCGACGCCACGCTGCTGCTGATCGTGACCACCCTGCTGGACGCCCTGGCCTACCGCGCCATCAGCGACCCGGACCTGGACACGGCGGCGCTGGCGCGCACCCTGGGGGCCTTTGTGCGCGGCGGCGTGCTGGCGGCGGCTGGGGCGCCCAGGGGCTGA
- a CDS encoding YhgE/Pip domain-containing protein, with protein sequence MTPAPSDPTAPSRSVLADYRRLTPSERALWRSPLMWAAALAILFIPLVYAGTYLASVWDPYGRLNELPVALVNVDQGTTLRGQRYALGTDVVRELREDPPVKLISYPSEAAAQAAVRRGEVYFALTIPRDFSQKAVAGDSRQHGQLHLYTAPGISYFASRVGRTVAQEITTNLNETLGGNRWEVVQRSLKDVQQGFEDLRVATGKLRDGAGRLEAGAGTLAGGAQTLTGGVRSAQQGAQALAAGAGEVSGGVTRLTTGTAKLGQGLRQLEAAAPGRAQLQPLQQGAAALSGGTERLAGGLAELGKGAGALKTGAGRVADGAGQVHGGAAALAQKLPDLATGLGALHEGARKLDQGAAGLAQGTAGLHTGAQTLAGQLPTLRAGLSELAGGADRLQAGATRLGDGAAQVQTGAQALAGQLPALAEGTAGLASGAETLATGAGTLAQAAPAELTAGARQLQTGATTLAASAHKAAAGAGAASQGARQLADGTGALSSGADSLKSGAAALAGGLRETQTRSAAAVQGATQLADGAEAAARGAQTLQQGAATLSQKLGEAATGAGTAAQGAQTLARGSESLQSGAAQVQSGAATLASKTAEAAAGARTLADGAQKVQGGVETLVAGNLKLKAALGTVTEQLPAQQDLNKLRGGAQTLAQKTGELAGGLGQLSNGAGRLSQGAQDLQGGAAQLREGLDELQRRLPRRTETLAGDPQGLAASAVVVETAAAQVPSNGAAFAPYFIALGLWVGATMTTFIFPYLLLPESGRRTGQRARVLRKFTVPAGYVTLQALIVVGGLAWLGVPYEHPGLVVLTTVLASLTFMLLILALNLLLGAAGRLLALVLLVVQLGASGGSYPVELAPGFFRAIHAAMPVTDVVQALRAAMFGAYEGQYAAFVGRILLVALLGLGVALLARWRWHFTADDQFRSPIVTDVG encoded by the coding sequence ATGACCCCAGCCCCATCTGACCCCACTGCCCCCAGCCGCAGCGTGCTGGCCGACTACCGCCGCCTGACCCCCAGCGAACGTGCGCTGTGGCGCTCCCCGCTGATGTGGGCCGCCGCCCTGGCCATTCTGTTCATCCCGCTGGTGTACGCCGGCACGTACCTCGCCAGCGTGTGGGACCCGTATGGCCGCCTGAACGAACTGCCGGTGGCGCTGGTGAACGTGGATCAGGGCACCACCCTGCGCGGCCAGCGCTATGCCCTGGGGACTGACGTGGTGCGCGAACTGCGCGAGGACCCGCCGGTCAAGCTGATCAGCTACCCCAGCGAGGCAGCGGCACAGGCGGCGGTGCGCCGGGGCGAGGTCTACTTTGCGCTGACCATTCCGCGCGACTTCAGCCAGAAGGCGGTGGCAGGCGACAGCCGCCAGCACGGCCAACTGCACCTGTACACCGCGCCGGGCATCAGCTATTTCGCCAGCCGGGTGGGCCGCACGGTAGCCCAGGAGATCACCACCAACCTGAACGAGACCCTGGGCGGCAACCGCTGGGAAGTGGTGCAGCGCTCGCTGAAGGACGTGCAGCAGGGCTTTGAGGACCTGCGGGTGGCCACCGGTAAGCTGCGCGACGGCGCCGGGCGCCTGGAAGCGGGTGCCGGCACACTGGCTGGCGGTGCCCAGACCCTGACTGGGGGCGTGCGTAGCGCCCAGCAGGGCGCACAGGCCCTGGCGGCCGGGGCCGGCGAGGTCTCTGGCGGCGTGACCCGCCTGACCACCGGCACCGCGAAGCTGGGCCAGGGCCTGCGGCAGCTGGAAGCGGCCGCCCCCGGGCGCGCGCAGTTGCAGCCCCTGCAGCAGGGCGCGGCGGCGCTGAGCGGCGGCACAGAGCGGCTGGCGGGCGGCCTGGCCGAACTGGGCAAAGGGGCCGGGGCCCTGAAGACGGGCGCCGGGCGGGTGGCCGACGGCGCCGGGCAGGTCCACGGCGGCGCGGCGGCGCTGGCCCAGAAACTGCCGGACCTCGCCACGGGCCTGGGCGCGCTGCACGAGGGGGCCCGGAAGCTGGACCAGGGCGCGGCCGGGCTGGCCCAGGGCACGGCGGGGTTGCACACCGGCGCGCAGACTCTGGCCGGGCAGTTGCCCACCCTGCGCGCGGGCCTGAGCGAACTGGCCGGCGGCGCAGATAGGTTGCAGGCGGGGGCCACCCGCCTGGGGGACGGCGCCGCCCAGGTGCAGACCGGCGCCCAGGCCCTGGCCGGGCAGCTGCCTGCCCTGGCCGAGGGCACGGCGGGACTGGCCAGCGGCGCCGAGACCCTGGCAACGGGGGCCGGCACGCTGGCCCAGGCCGCGCCCGCCGAACTGACGGCCGGCGCCCGGCAGCTGCAAACCGGAGCCACCACCCTGGCTGCCAGCGCCCACAAGGCTGCGGCGGGGGCAGGCGCAGCGTCCCAGGGCGCCCGCCAGCTGGCCGACGGTACCGGGGCCCTGAGCAGCGGCGCCGACAGCCTGAAGAGTGGCGCGGCGGCCCTGGCTGGCGGCCTGCGCGAGACCCAGACGCGCAGCGCGGCGGCCGTGCAAGGCGCCACCCAGCTGGCCGACGGCGCCGAGGCCGCCGCCCGTGGCGCCCAGACACTGCAGCAGGGCGCCGCCACCCTGAGCCAGAAGCTGGGCGAGGCCGCCACCGGGGCCGGCACCGCTGCCCAGGGCGCCCAGACGCTCGCCCGTGGCAGCGAGAGCCTGCAGAGCGGCGCGGCGCAGGTGCAAAGCGGCGCCGCCACCCTGGCCAGCAAGACCGCCGAGGCCGCCGCTGGCGCCCGCACCCTGGCCGACGGCGCCCAGAAGGTGCAGGGCGGCGTGGAGACCCTGGTGGCCGGCAACCTGAAACTGAAGGCGGCGCTGGGGACCGTCACCGAACAACTCCCTGCTCAGCAGGACCTGAACAAGCTGCGCGGCGGCGCGCAGACCCTGGCCCAGAAAACGGGCGAGCTGGCCGGCGGGCTGGGCCAGCTCTCGAATGGGGCCGGGCGGCTGAGCCAGGGGGCACAGGACCTGCAGGGGGGCGCCGCCCAGCTGCGCGAGGGGCTGGACGAGCTGCAGCGCCGCCTGCCCCGCCGCACCGAGACCCTGGCCGGCGACCCACAGGGCCTGGCCGCCAGCGCGGTGGTCGTGGAAACGGCGGCGGCGCAGGTGCCCAGCAACGGCGCGGCCTTTGCGCCCTACTTCATCGCCCTGGGGCTGTGGGTGGGGGCCACCATGACCACCTTCATCTTTCCGTACCTGCTGCTGCCCGAAAGCGGGCGCCGCACCGGGCAGCGGGCGCGCGTGCTGCGCAAGTTCACGGTGCCGGCTGGCTACGTGACCCTGCAGGCGCTGATCGTGGTGGGGGGCCTGGCGTGGCTGGGCGTGCCCTACGAGCACCCCGGGCTGGTCGTGCTGACCACTGTGCTCGCCAGCCTGACCTTCATGCTGCTGATTCTGGCGCTGAACCTGCTGCTGGGGGCGGCGGGGCGCCTGCTGGCGCTGGTGCTGCTGGTGGTGCAGCTGGGGGCCTCGGGCGGCAGCTATCCGGTGGAACTGGCCCCGGGTTTCTTCCGGGCCATTCACGCCGCCATGCCCGTGACCGATGTGGTGCAGGCGCTGCGTGCGGCCATGTTCGGGGCTTATGAGGGGCAGTACGCGGCCTTTGTGGGGCGCATTTTGCTTGTGGCGCTGCTGGGGCTGGGGGTGGCGTTGCTGGCGCGGTGGCGGTGGCATTTCACGGCGGATGATCAGTTTCGCTCGCCGATCGTTACGGATGTGGGGTGA